GAGCGGGTGATCGCGCTGACCACCACTTCGCCCACGATGCCGGATGAGGATCGCGACACCGCCGTCAAGATGGCCGCCGAGATCGGCGCGCGCCATCTGGTGATCGATTCCAATGAACTGGAAATTCCCGGCTATGCGGCCAATCCGATCAATCGCTGCTACCTGTGTAAGACCAACCTCTTCGAGATCTGCGAAGCACGGGCGACTGCCCTGGGAATCGGCGAAATTGTCGACGGGCTAAACCTCGACGACCTCCACGACTACCGGCCCGGGATGAAAGCGGCCGCCGAGCGGCGGGTACGCCACCCCCTGGTCGAGGCCGAGTTGAGCAAGGCGGAGATTCGCGAATTGTCGCGCTCGCTGGGCTTACGGACTTGGGACCGGCCCGCGTCGCCGTGCCTGTCTTCTCGCTTCCCCT
The genomic region above belongs to Candidatus Binataceae bacterium and contains:
- the larE gene encoding ATP-dependent sacrificial sulfur transferase LarE, which codes for MTEQLQQKLDQLRAIFVPMRSVMVAFSGGVDSTFVLRVAHDTIGERVIALTTTSPTMPDEDRDTAVKMAAEIGARHLVIDSNELEIPGYAANPINRCYLCKTNLFEICEARATALGIGEIVDGLNLDDLHDYRPGMKAAAERRVRHPLVEAELSKAEIRELSRSLGLRTWDRPASPCLSSRFPYGTEITPEGLRKVAEGEKLLHALGFRVARVRYHGEVARIELERDQIARVFEPEIRDTVERELKRVGFRFVTIDLKGFRSGSLNEGIVTPAPSRG